CTGCAGGCCGGCGACACCCTGACTATCGGCGGGCACGACGCGGCGCCCTGGTTTGCTTCCGCACGCGGCGCGCAGGCACTGCGCTGGGGCCTCGACCCGCAGCCGTGGCACGACTACGCCCACGCACCGCTTGGCTTGTTGCGCGGGCGTCACTACGACGCGCTGGACGGGGCATCGAAGCGCGCGCTGACGGCGCAGCGCTTCGTGGTCAGCAAGGACAGCAACCGCACGGGCAGCCGCTTGGATGGCCAGCCGTTGCGACTGGATCACCCACTCGAATTGGTGTCCGAAGCCACCCTGCCCGGCACCCTCCAACTGCCACCCTCGGGACAACCCATCCTGCTGCTCACCGAGGCACCGGTGACGGGCGGCTATCCGCGCATCGGCCAGCTGGCGGCCGTGGACCTGCCGCGGCTTGCGCAGCGCCGGCCCGGCGATACCGTATGCTTCCGCGACATGACTATGGATGACGCGCTGCAGCGCCTGCGCGCACGGAACGACGCACTGCAAACACTGATCCAACGCATCGCACAACGGCTGGAATCCGCATGAAAAGCCCCATGGCCAAGACCATCGACATCAACAGCGACCTGGGCGAGTCCTTCGGCGCATGGCGCATGGGCGACGACGCCGCGCTGCTCGCCATCGTCAGCTCGGCCAACATCGCCTGCGGTTTCCACGGCGGCGACCCGGACATCATGCGCGGCACCGTGGCGCTGGCCGTGCAGCACGACGTGGCCATCGGCGCCCACGTTTCGCTGCCGG
This genomic interval from Dyella japonica A8 contains the following:
- a CDS encoding biotin-dependent carboxyltransferase family protein, which translates into the protein MSIEVIKPGLLSSLQDAGRRGLASLGLGRAGVMDEPAWRLANALVGNRADEAALEITLAGPTLRFAGDAVIALTGGIIEARADGQPLPPWTTCFLPAGTLLRLGGMRHGCRSYLAVRGGFDAAPVLGSRSTDLHAHIGPFDGRALQAGDTLTIGGHDAAPWFASARGAQALRWGLDPQPWHDYAHAPLGLLRGRHYDALDGASKRALTAQRFVVSKDSNRTGSRLDGQPLRLDHPLELVSEATLPGTLQLPPSGQPILLLTEAPVTGGYPRIGQLAAVDLPRLAQRRPGDTVCFRDMTMDDALQRLRARNDALQTLIQRIAQRLESA